In Silene latifolia isolate original U9 population chromosome 3, ASM4854445v1, whole genome shotgun sequence, a single window of DNA contains:
- the LOC141649451 gene encoding uncharacterized protein LOC141649451 has translation MVNRIRSLGAKKFSYVGRLTLINSVLNSLYSYWSNIFIFPKSIIRRIEAICRNYLWDGSAEFHRVPLVGWDTVTLPKIEGGLGIKKAEVWNVVIVAKLVDWIYSKADRLWISWINQVYIKQHDCHSYSPPADASWTWKSICKVKELMKDAYTDGQWQPDLKGYTVRSGYDWLRLHQIKPWWYNTVWNSWNVPKHAFITWLIMHNRMTTREKLYRFGYCNTDACCICENATETQPHLFFECDYIKVVVSLIQDWCSACISLSGARAGGYGNGGAKLKQQVYAIILNACIYHIWAQRNSARINGILMVPSLVVQKIIEVVRQRIKFKCNAKVSRREEV, from the coding sequence ATGGTTAACAGGATAAGGAGTCTTGGAGCAAAAAAATTCTCTTATGTTGGTAGGCTCACTCTTATCAACTCTGTCCTCAACTCACTATATTCCTACTGGTCCAATATTTTCATATTTCCCAAGAGTATCATCAGAAGGATAGAGGCCATATGTAGGAACTACTTGTGGGATGGGAGTGCTGAATTTCACAGGGTGCCACTGGTAGGGTGGGATACTGTCACCTTGCCAAAGATTGAGGGTGGGCTTGGAATCAAGAAAGCTGAAGTTTGGAATGTTGTTATTGTTGCTAAGCTGGTAGACTGGATTTACTCTAAAGCTGACAGGCTATGGATAAGTTGGATTAATCAGGTTTACATAAAACAGCATGACTGCCATTCTTACAGTCCTCCTGCAGATGCTTCTTGGACCTGGAAGAGCATTTGCAAGGTTAAGGAGCTGATGAAAGATGCCTATACTGATGGGCAGTGGCAACCTGATCTGAAAGGATATACTGTTAGGAGTGGATATGATTGGCTGAGACTGCATCAAATCAAACCATGGTGGTACAACACAGTCTGGAATAGCTGGAATGTACCTAAACATGCCTTCATCACTTGGCTAATTATGCATAATCGGATGACTACTCGAGAGAAGTTATACAGGTTTGGCTATTGCAACACTGATGCCTGCTGTATTTGTGAGAATGCAACTGAAACACAGCCACATCTTTTCTTTGAATGTGATTACATCAAAGTTGTTGTATCCCTCATTCAAGATTGGTGTAGTGCTTGTATCTCTTTGTCTGGTGCCAGGGCTGGTGGTTATGGCAATGGTGGTGCCAAACTGAAACAACAGGTCTATGCTATTATTCTGAATGCTTGTATCTATCATATCTGGGCACAAAGGAACTCAGCCAGGATTAATGGCATACTGATGGTCCCTTCATTGGTGGTTCAGAAGATCATAGAAGTGGTAAGGCAAAGAATCAAGTTCAAATGTAATGCTAAAGTGAGTAGACGAGAGGAAGTATAG